ATTAATAGAAGGTAAAAAAATAAAAGAAAATATTTACAATGGAGAGTTAAAAATTTATGAAAGAGAAACATAGGTTTCTCTTTCATTTTCGGAAAAAAAGAAACCGCTTTCCAAAAAGGAGAAAAAAGATGTACTTAAGTTTTGATGTTGGAGGAACAAACACAAAATATTCTTTAATAAATAAAAATGGAGAAATTTTAAAAAGTGGCAGTATAGTTACTCAAGACAATAGAGATATAATTTTTGGAAGAATAAAAGAGGTTGTTAAAAAATTTCAAAATGAAGGGAATAAAATAGAAGGCTTAGCTTTCAGTATGCCAGGAGTAATAGATGTTAAAAGAGGACATATGATTACTGGAGGAGCTTTATACGATTTATATGATTTTCCTTTTAAAAGTGAATTGGAAAAATATATAGGTATTCCTGTGGAATTAGAAAATGATGTAAACTGTGTAGCACTTGCAGAAAAATGGTTAGGAAATGCAAAAGATTTGAATAATTTTCTATGCCTAACTGTTGGAACAGGAGTAGGTGGAGCTATCTTCGTGAATGGAGAGATGTTACGTGGGGCTAATTTTGCAGCTGGTGAATTTGGTTTTATGATAACTGATAGAAGAGAAGATTATGAAGAAGCTAGTTTAAGTATGTCTGGGAGTGTAAGGGGAGGATTATTAAAAGCTTATGCTAAGAGAAAAAATATAAACTGGGAATGCTTAACTGGAGAGGAAATATTTGAACTTTCTCACAATGGAGATGAAATAGCTACTAAAGTAATAGATGAATTTTACACTTCGTTAGCTTATTCAATATATAATTTAGCTGTTAGTTTAAATCCAGAAAAAATTCTTATAGGTGGAGAAATAACAAAAAGATCAGATTTTATAGAGATTTTAGAAAAAAAAGTGGAGATAATAAAAAAAGATGTATGTCCATTAGAAATGCCTAAATTGGAAAGATGTAAATTTTTAAATGATTCTGGCAAAATAGGAGCAGTATATCATTTTATTTTAATGCAAAAAGAAAGAAAAAATTAGGAGGAAAATATGAGTTTATTTGATAAATTTAATGTATTTTTAGAAGAAAAATTTATGCCTGTAGCTGCTAAAATAGGAGGACAAAAGCATTTGCAGGCAATAAGAGATGGTCTTATTTTATCTATGCCTTTAACAATTGCAGGATCTATCTTTATGATATTAGCTTTTTTACCTGTACCTGGATACTATGAGTTTATGACAGGTATATTTGGAGAAGCTTGGATGGGAAAAGTATTATATCCTGTAAGAGCTACTTTTGATATTATGTCTATATTTGGGTGTATAGGAATAGCTTATAGATTAGCTGAAAAAAATA
The Candidatus Fusobacterium pullicola genome window above contains:
- a CDS encoding ROK family protein, encoding MYLSFDVGGTNTKYSLINKNGEILKSGSIVTQDNRDIIFGRIKEVVKKFQNEGNKIEGLAFSMPGVIDVKRGHMITGGALYDLYDFPFKSELEKYIGIPVELENDVNCVALAEKWLGNAKDLNNFLCLTVGTGVGGAIFVNGEMLRGANFAAGEFGFMITDRREDYEEASLSMSGSVRGGLLKAYAKRKNINWECLTGEEIFELSHNGDEIATKVIDEFYTSLAYSIYNLAVSLNPEKILIGGEITKRSDFIEILEKKVEIIKKDVCPLEMPKLERCKFLNDSGKIGAVYHFILMQKERKN